CATTCTCCAGATAGCGGGTATAAGAACGGGGCACCGCGTCCAGCTGATTACCGTGAATCACGATAATCGGCGGGTTGGAGCCACCCAGGTGAGCATAGCGCATCTTGATCCGCCGACCATTGACCATGGGCGGCTGATGCTCAGCCACGGCGGCCTCGAGAATCTCGGTCATGCGCTTGGTCGGAATCTTGGTCATGGCACTTTCAAAGGCTTGATCCACCGACTTATAGAGCAAGCCGACACCACTGCCATGCAGAGCGGAAATGAAGTGCTGATCGGCGAACTGGGTGAAGATCAAACGGCGCTGGAGCTCGGTCTTGACGTACTCCTTCTCGCTCTGATCCATGCCGTCCCACTTGTTGATGGCAATCACCAGCGCACGCCCTGCTTCCAGCACGAAGCCGAGCAAATGCAGATCCTGCTCGACGATACCGTCACGGGCATCGACGACGAAGATCACCACGTTGGCATCCTGAATTGCCTGCAGGGTCTTGATCACCGAGAACTTCTCGATCGCCTCGAACACCTTTCCGCGACGCCGCACACCGGCGGTATCGATCAGCGTGTAAGGCTTGTCGTGACGTTCGTAGGGAATATAGATACTGTCCCGCGTGGTGCCGGCCTGGTCGAATACCACCACCCGGTCTTCACCCAGCATGCGGTTGACCAGCGTGGACTTGCCGACGTTGGGGCGGCCGATGACCGCAATCTTGGTGCCGATCGGCTCGACCTGCAGGCGCTCGATAATTTCACCGTTCTCGTCCCGTTCTTCGGTCTCGATATTGCCTTCGCCCAGTACCGCCTGCAGCATCGGGTTGATGTTGCGACCATGAGCGGCCGCGATGCCAATCGGCTGACCCAGACCCAAGGCGGCGAACTCGCCGATGATGGAATCCTGATCGGCGCCATCGAGCTTGTTGGCAATCAGAAAAACGTGCTTGTCGCGCTTACGCAGATGCTCGGCGATCATCTCGTCACCGGCAGTACGGCCGGAACGCGCGTCCACCAGAAACAGTACCGCATCAGCTTCTTCGATGGCTTGCAGCGATTGGCCGGCCATGATGGTGTCGATGCCGTGCTCGTCACCGGTCAGACCGCCGGTATCAACAACAATATAAGGCTGCCCTTGCCAGACCGCCTCGCCGTATTGGCGATCGCGCGTCAGCCCCGCCACGTCGGCGACTATGGCGTCACGACTTTTGGTCAGACGGTTGAACAGTGTGGATTTACCGACATTCGGTCGGCCCACCAGGGCAATGACAGGAACCATGATTACTCCGCGCACCTTATCGGCGCCAAACAAAAACAAAAAGGCCGCTGCTCCGTCAGTGGGCAGCGGCCGGGAAAGTATAACCTGTTTCGGCTTCAGCGCAGCTGGTAGGCCGCCAGATCACCACTGTTACCGTATATATACAACGTATCGCCCTGCACGATCGGCGCGACGCGAACACCTTTGCTGTCGACCCGCACACGGCCGACCAGGCGACCGTCGGTCTGTGCCAGCAGGTGCACGTAGCCTTCGAAGTCAGCTACGGCCACGTAACTGCTGAATGCAACCGGGCCGGTGAGCTGGCGGCGCTGCAGACTGTCGTTGGTCCACAGCGGGGTCGCGCGGCTCTGGTCATAGGCTTCAAGCGTGCCGCCAGCCTGGCTCAGATATACGCTGCCAAAACCCGCAGCCGGACCGGCATGGCTGGATGTGGGACGTTGCCAACGAATGTTGCCGGTTTCACTGTCCAGAGCAACTAGGTTGCCCTGATAGGTAGCGGCATACAGTGTCTGGTCATTCAGCAGCAGCTCGCCGTCGATATCCACCATGCGTTCCAGTTCCGAACGCCCCTGAGGCTGGGCAATTCGCTGCTCCCACAGTGGGATGCCATTCTGGGCATCCAGTGCTACCACGCGGCCGCTGGCCAGACCGGCATACACGCGATGCAGGGAGACCACAGGTGCACTGTGCCCTCGCACGGTCAGTACCGGCAAGCTGGATTCATAGATCCAACGCTGCTCGCCGGTACCGATATCCAGTGCCACCAGTTTGTCGTCCTGGGTCTGCACTACCACCACGTCGCCGTTGGTCTGCGGGGCTGCCAGCACTTCGCTGGATACCTGTGCACGCCACAGCTCACTGCCATCGTTTTCATCAAGGACAATCACGCTGCCGTTCAGCGTACCCAGCATGACACGTCCGCCGCCGGCGCCGACAGCACCGGACAGCGGCTCCTTGAGCTTGACCTGCCAGTTGACCGAGCCGGTATCACGATCCATCGCCACCACGCGGCCCTTGGCATCGGCAGCATACAGGGTCAGCCCGTCGACCGTCGGCTTCAGCTTATTGAACAGCTCGCCCTGGCCGACGCCGATATTGCGTTTCCAGCTGCGATCAAGCTGTACTTCGGCATCGAATTTTTCCAATTCTGCCGGTGGCAGTTCCTTCTTGCCGGAACCACTGCAGCCGGCCAGTAGCAGGGCAGCAAGCCCCGCAACCAGAGTTCGGGACATCAGCTTCAAGAGGCTTCCTCCGCCAGGTCGTCCAGTTTAAGTTGCAGCTGCGGACGCGCGCGCGGGTCACCGGTGGCGTCGAGCGCAGCCTGATAAGCCAGACGAGCATCTTCCACTCGTCCCAGAGTCAGCAGCAGATCGCCGCGCACTTCCTCACGACCGGCCAGCAGCTCGCCGGATATGGGCGCGCTGAACAGCTCGAGCCCCTCTTCGGCACGCTCCAGCTGCGCCAGTACCCGCGCAAGGCGCTGGCGGGCAACTTCCTGCAGGGCCTTGTCGCTGCCATCATCGGCAACATCGCGCAGCAAGGTTTCCGCTGCAGCAAAGTCTTCGGCTTCCACTGCCAGGCGCGCCTGCATCAGCGCAGCGAAACTGGCGTACCGGGTACCCGGATAATCCTTGCGCAGGGTTTCAGCCAATTCGGCGCCACGCGTGCGGCCCGCTTCGCTGTCATCCTGCAACACGCTTTCAAGCATATTCTGGTATACGGCAGACGCGTTGGCGGCCTTGGTTTCCTGGTAGTTGGTCCAGCCATTCCAGCCAAACACACCGGCCAATGCCAATACCACGCCGGTAAGCACGGGCACACCATGGCGGTGCCAGACTTCCTTGATCTTTTCTACCTGTTCGTCTTCTGTCTGGTAACTCACCCTGCTCTCCTTATACCGCACCCAATCAATTGGTTCGTTGTTACGGAACTTACAGCAGCACCTTGCGCAGCTGCTCAGGTACTGCATCCCAGGCAAGGTTCAGTTGCTCGCCCTCCCCGCGCAGGGGTTTGAGACCAACCTGCCCCGCTGCGGCTTCCTCTTCACCGAGAATCAATGCACACAACGCGCCGGATTTGTCGGCTTTCTTGAACTGGCTCTTGAAACTGCCGCCGCCACAATGCACTACCAGACGTATTCCGGGCAAGGCATCCCGCAACTGTTCAGCCAGACGGATGGCCGCCTGTTGCGTTCCCGTACCCAGGGCGACCAGATAGACATCAACCTGCCGGGACAGTTCGGCGGGTACTTTGCCGAGGGTTTCGATCAGCAGCAACAGACGCTCCATACCCATGGCAAAGCCGACCGCCGGGGCAGGCTTGCCGCCCAATTGCTCGACCAGCCCGTCATAACGACCGCCGGCACATACAGTGCCCTGGGCGCCAAGCTTGTCGGTTACCCATTCGAACACCGTCAGCCCGTAATAGTCCAGCCCGCGCACAAGTCGCGGATTGATCACATAAGGAATACCGGCGACATCCAGCACGGCTTTCAGACCGTCGAAATGGGCCCGGGCCTCGTCGTTCAGGTAATCTGCGAGTGCCGGCGCGTCGGCCAGCAGCGCCTGGGTGTCAGGGTTTTTGCTATCAAGAACGCGCAGCGGGTTGCTGTCCAGCCGGCGTTGACTGTCTTCGTCCAACTGCTCGAAGCGCTCGCGCAGATAGGCCACCAGATCGTCCCGATAGCGGGCCCGGTCGGCGCTGGAGCCGAGACTGTTGAGTTCGAGAGTGACTGCTTCATCCAGCCCCAGCTGCTGCCACAGGCGCCAGCTGAGAATGATGAGTTCAGCATCGATATCCGGGCCAGTCAGGTTGAAGGTTTCCACGCCCACCTGATGGAACTGGCGATAACGCCCCTTCTGCGGTCGCTCGTGGCGGAACATCGGCCCGGTGTACCAGACCTTGTGGCTGACGCCACCACCCAGCAGGCCATGCTCGAGCATGGCGCGCACGCAACCGGCCGTCCCCTCGGGGCGCAAGGTCAGGGAGTCACCGTTACGGTCTGCGAAGGTATACATTTCCTTTTCGACGATGTCGGTGACTTCGCCGATGGAGCGCTTGAACAGCTCGGTAGGCTCGACGATCGGCAGACGGATCTGCTGATAACCGTAGCCGGCCAGGACGCTGGCCACGGTGCTTTCCAGGTATTGCCACAGCGCACTG
Above is a genomic segment from Halopseudomonas litoralis containing:
- the der gene encoding ribosome biogenesis GTPase Der, whose product is MVPVIALVGRPNVGKSTLFNRLTKSRDAIVADVAGLTRDRQYGEAVWQGQPYIVVDTGGLTGDEHGIDTIMAGQSLQAIEEADAVLFLVDARSGRTAGDEMIAEHLRKRDKHVFLIANKLDGADQDSIIGEFAALGLGQPIGIAAAHGRNINPMLQAVLGEGNIETEERDENGEIIERLQVEPIGTKIAVIGRPNVGKSTLVNRMLGEDRVVVFDQAGTTRDSIYIPYERHDKPYTLIDTAGVRRRGKVFEAIEKFSVIKTLQAIQDANVVIFVVDARDGIVEQDLHLLGFVLEAGRALVIAINKWDGMDQSEKEYVKTELQRRLIFTQFADQHFISALHGSGVGLLYKSVDQAFESAMTKIPTKRMTEILEAAVAEHQPPMVNGRRIKMRYAHLGGSNPPIIVIHGNQLDAVPRSYTRYLENVFRKVLKLAGTPIRVEYKSGDNPYADQKNKLSERQVNKKRRLMSHHKKAEKKRRDKR
- the bamB gene encoding outer membrane protein assembly factor BamB → MSRTLVAGLAALLLAGCSGSGKKELPPAELEKFDAEVQLDRSWKRNIGVGQGELFNKLKPTVDGLTLYAADAKGRVVAMDRDTGSVNWQVKLKEPLSGAVGAGGGRVMLGTLNGSVIVLDENDGSELWRAQVSSEVLAAPQTNGDVVVVQTQDDKLVALDIGTGEQRWIYESSLPVLTVRGHSAPVVSLHRVYAGLASGRVVALDAQNGIPLWEQRIAQPQGRSELERMVDIDGELLLNDQTLYAATYQGNLVALDSETGNIRWQRPTSSHAGPAAGFGSVYLSQAGGTLEAYDQSRATPLWTNDSLQRRQLTGPVAFSSYVAVADFEGYVHLLAQTDGRLVGRVRVDSKGVRVAPIVQGDTLYIYGNSGDLAAYQLR
- a CDS encoding YfgM family protein; this translates as MSYQTEDEQVEKIKEVWHRHGVPVLTGVVLALAGVFGWNGWTNYQETKAANASAVYQNMLESVLQDDSEAGRTRGAELAETLRKDYPGTRYASFAALMQARLAVEAEDFAAAETLLRDVADDGSDKALQEVARQRLARVLAQLERAEEGLELFSAPISGELLAGREEVRGDLLLTLGRVEDARLAYQAALDATGDPRARPQLQLKLDDLAEEAS
- the hisS gene encoding histidine--tRNA ligase, which encodes MLKNLQAVRGMNDILPADSALWQYLESTVASVLAGYGYQQIRLPIVEPTELFKRSIGEVTDIVEKEMYTFADRNGDSLTLRPEGTAGCVRAMLEHGLLGGGVSHKVWYTGPMFRHERPQKGRYRQFHQVGVETFNLTGPDIDAELIILSWRLWQQLGLDEAVTLELNSLGSSADRARYRDDLVAYLRERFEQLDEDSQRRLDSNPLRVLDSKNPDTQALLADAPALADYLNDEARAHFDGLKAVLDVAGIPYVINPRLVRGLDYYGLTVFEWVTDKLGAQGTVCAGGRYDGLVEQLGGKPAPAVGFAMGMERLLLLIETLGKVPAELSRQVDVYLVALGTGTQQAAIRLAEQLRDALPGIRLVVHCGGGSFKSQFKKADKSGALCALILGEEEAAAGQVGLKPLRGEGEQLNLAWDAVPEQLRKVLL